In a genomic window of Glycine max cultivar Williams 82 chromosome 13, Glycine_max_v4.0, whole genome shotgun sequence:
- the LOC102665408 gene encoding uncharacterized protein encodes MPKKKKKVKQVEPEPSVTVEGGEPARKKKKKTKSSKEQGNNHPVDIQPPSTDVDGTEVEATPSIAEMGNPVEQPNLPQEQPTVEVQQDVSIEEIPSCAQTSPAPETDAVHVEEQGEGRGIGSSSPYGSSQKSSSEENFSDEEAIQEAEAGGLDIYPASSTSKLSASIGIAEDTFIKMQDEDPAAALRLLLNTSQANTSSEKIPGASSSSDADITSSVRQDCLLLKLSMEYARADVLKSIEENPSAAFGHLNFLKKLHNPLTSDEILGKVIQIESIIDQFANTVQKKRENGARLDAQKQAHILLLEKAQAAQHEVERLTKEAKEGSSEIKACDDNISSWEATITNLLSQVDDLRQKIVTEQAKRKELQEKAADSIQKLVAEKGREGLKAFSASQAVADEARAMESADQVLSKEMATLKKLYEDLVMH; translated from the exons ATgcctaagaagaaaaagaaagtgaagcAGGTCGAGCCTGAACCTTCTGTGACTGTCGAGGGTGGCGAGCCAGccaggaagaaaaagaaaaagaccaaGTCTTCAAAAGAACAAGGTAACAATCATCCCGTTGACATCCAACCACCTTCGACTGATGTTGACGGCACTGAAGTAGAGGCTACTCCCTCTATTGCTGAAATGGGCAACCCTGTCGAGCAACCGAACTTACCACAAGAACAACCTACCGTCGAG GTACAACAAGATGTTTCTATAGAAGAAATACCCTCATGTGCTCAAACATCTCCCGCTCCTGAGACGGATGCAGTGCATGTTGAGGAACAGGGTGAAGGTCGAGGTATTGGATCCAGCAGTCCTTATGGATCGAGTCAGAAAAGTTCATCTGAAGAAAACTTTTCCGATGAAGAGGCCATACAAGAGGCTGAAGCTGGAGGTTTGGACATTTACCCGGCGTCTTCAACATCTAAGCTTTCCGCTAGCATAGGGATCGCAGAAGATACATTCATTAAAATGCAAGACGAAGACCCTGCTGCAGCCCTTCGACTCCTGCTGAACACCAGTCAAGCCAACACTTCGAGTGAAAAGATTCCTGGTGCTTCGTCCTCATCTGATGCTGACATAACCTCTTCAGTACGCCAAGATTGCCTGCTTTTGAAGTTATCAATGGAATACGCACGGGCAGACGTACTTAAATCCATTGAAGAGAACCCCTCTGCTGCTTTTGGGCACCTGaactttttgaagaaattgcacaACCCTCTTACCTCTGATGAGATTCTAGGCAAAGTCATCCAAATCGAGTCCATTATCGATCAATTTGCAAATACTGTGCAGAAGAAACGCGAAAATGGCGCCAGACTGGATGCCCAGAAACAGGCACATATCCTTCTGCTCGAAAAAGCCCAAGCTGCTCAACATGAAGTCGAGCGTCTCACCAAAGAGGCGAAAGAAGGATCTTCTGAGATCAAAGCCTGTGATGATAACATCTCCTCCTGGGAGGCAACTATTACAAATTTGCTGTCTCAGGTCGATGATCTAAGGCAGAAAATTGTAACAGAGCAGGCCAAACGCAAAGAACTCCAGGAGAAGGCCGCTGATTCGATTCAGAAGCTCGTTGCTGAAAAAGGGAGGGAAGGCCTGAAGGCCTTTAGTGCATCTCAAGCGGTAGCAGATGAGGCGAGAGCTATGGAGAGTGCTGACCAGGTCTTGAGCAAAGAAATGGCCACCCTGAAGAAACTATATGAGGACTTAGTCATGCATTAG
- the LOC106794181 gene encoding uncharacterized protein, which produces MSQESVPFAGKWHRFTVRPDGEKVVPEPHGDAEHTETWESEVMIPFAVERTVYAFGGPLPDQESLSSSMNKVFPCYPTCEPRIFDSEPYNFNCLSKPNKLFRSAPSIAHRDYLPWLDRVEQAYEDFWKTYGIFDLIQFSRSGPEYRPEMLIAAMHFFESSTNTFQFKCGMMTPTLLDVAALTGLRPSGETYDPTKSSDNIKLVYKENTFSKYIAEHKGSVEEEVSDEEHVAFLTLWLSHYVFCTKSLQVAKRFIPMAIQIHEGQNFGFGRLLLAVLYESLGEACDDLKKSKDGSSFLVSGPMWLLQLWLNATFEQEMGLIIPQDYAEEVANRSIEGQRALRLTPKTFDQNPQKLFLKYMRIFLSFDKFLPQHAPFISREVGPAWFTDDFPAVDPDNEEEVNEIWSFYLNPQILSCRTGVQSNYLGLVGYQPNLVSRQFGLSQIRPKSLFEDPRDVIRGANLSEKTFKKFLKISLDENYNLHPFEFNHSHFCTIGFVTWWEKYYSGRSVGDTTIMISRLESGFTQPTVENIRSNLQARGKTIMTKKIAETSRADVRPKKPTGVKIQEWKQEEKNQKKDDSTETTTTSKRSKRVVIEFDEEKDASFISNVNIITLFQVYILTFLYPHNTGRRGKTSCKKKKIT; this is translated from the exons ATGTCGCAAGAATCAGTTCCGTTTGCTGGGAAATGGCACCGTTTTACAGTCAGGCCTGATGGAGAAAAGGTGGTTCCAGAACCACATGGTGACGCCGAACACACAGAAACCTGGGAATCGGAGGTGATGATCCCCTTCGCAGTAGAAAGGACAGTTTATGCTTTCGGTGGACCTCTGCCAGACCAAGAGTCACTTTCGAGTTCAATGAACAAGGTATTTCCCTGCTATCCAACTTGCGAACCCAGGATTTTTGATAGTGAGCCTTACAACTTTAATTGTTTAAGCAAACCCAACAAACTCTTTCGATCCGCCCCGTCAATAGCCCATAGGGATTACCTACCTTGGCTTGATAGAGTCGAACAAGCATATGAGGATTTTTGGAAGACATATggcatctttgatttgatacaaTTTTCTCGATCTGGTCCTGAATATCGACCAGAAATGCTGATAGCAGCTATGCACTTTTTCGAGTCCTCTACCAACACTTTTCAATTTAAATGTGGCATGATGACCCCCACTCTCTTAGACGTAGCCGCCCTcacaggccttaggcctagcggAGAAACTTATGATCCCACTAAATCTAGTGATAATATCAAGCTAGTATATAAGGAGAACACCTTTTCCAAATATATAGCTGAACACAAAGGATCGGTCGAAGAGGAAGTCTCTGATGAAGAGCATGTAGCCTTCTTGACCCTATGGCTATCTCACTATGTCTTTTGCACAAAATCCTTGCAAGTAGCCAAAAGATTTATTCCAATGGCAATACAAATTCATGAAGGTCAGAACTTTGGATTTGGACGCCTCTTGTTAGCGGTGCTATACGAATCGCTTGGTGAGGCATGTGATGATCTGAAGAAATCGAAGGATGGGTCTTCCTTCTTAGTGTCTGGGCCTATGTGGCTTCTCCAATTGTGGCTTAATGCCACTTTCGAACAAGAAATGGGATTAATAATCCCGCAAGATTATGCTGAAGAAGTTGCGAATCGCTCGATCGAAGGCCAGAGAGCACTTCGATTAACACCCAAGACCTTCGATCAAAACCCACAAAAGCTGTTCCTAAAGTACATGAGGATTTTTCTGAGCTTTGACAAGTTTCTTCCCCAACATGCTCCATTCATTAGTCGAGAGGTTGGCCCGGCCTGGTTCACTGACGATTTTCCTGCTGTCGATCCGGACAATGAAGAAGAAGTGAACGAAATATGGTCATTTTACTTGAATCCACAGATCCTATCTTGTCGTACAGGTGTTCAATCGAACTATTTAGGCTTGGTTGGATACCAGCCTAATTTGGTTTCAAGACAATTTGGCCTCTCGCAAATCCGTCCTAAAAGCTTGTTCGAAGATCCTCGAGATGTTATAAGAGGAGCCAATCTTTCAGAAAAAACTTTCAAGAAGTTTCTGAAGATTTCTCTAGATGAAAACTATAACCTGCATCCTTTTGAGTTCAACCATTCCCACTTCTGCACCATAGGGTTTGTTACCTGGTGGGAGAAATATTATTCGGGCCGTTCAGTTGGAGACACTACTATCATGATCTCCAGACTTGAGAGTGGTTTTACACAACCAACGGTCGAGAATATCCGCTCAAACCTTCAAGCTCGAG GCAAAACAATCATGACAAAGAAAATTGCTGAAACGTCTCGAGCTGATGTGAGACCCAAGAAACCCACTGGGGTGAAGATCCAAGAATGGAAACAAGAAGAGAAG aatcaaaagaaaGATGATAGCACTGAGACTACCACGACCTCAAAACGCTCGAAGCGTGTGGTCATCGAATTCGACGAAGAAAAAGATGCAAGTTTTATTTCTAATGTCAATATTATAACTCTCTTTCAAGTCTATATTCTGACATTTCTTTACCCTCATAACAcaggaagaagaggaaagacctcttgtaagaaaaagaaaatcacctGA